TGAGCACAAGTCATCCACCCTTCTACATAGTGTTTACATTGTTTAAGCCTCCATAGACTTGATATACtttgctttattttcttttttattttaattttttaaatagtatgatttgtttgtgtcttttaattaaaggaaaaagtgCTAAAGCGtgtttaagagggaaaaaaacaaagtatGAGTTGTAAATTGTAGGTGTtttctataatgaataaaaatcaaaattatatttcctcaAAGATGAAATTCATGCAATGCTTTAATATACTTACCTAcgtgaaaatttaagaaaagtatGATTATTTGTTAACAAGTGTGCTTAccaattatcattaaatatttgagaatcgataatttctttttaactttctttttctcaattatttatatttacacattgaaaatttattagaagtttGCATGATTACATTAAAGGTTGTCTCACTTTGTTTGTTCTGTTTCCCTTAAGAAACCGagagaaagtaaaatattattcataataaattaaaggccaaaattcttattcccacctaagatttAGTCCATCCTCAAGCTCTCACtcacaatgttttaaaaattcaaatgttcATTCATcattcaatttctattaaaattttctattagagttatggggttaaaatgtaattaatcaataatataatttttatgaaagacGACTCTTTATCATCTAGATTTGGACAATGAAGTATCGTCCAGATCTATAAGAAGAGACGAAGGATGACAAAACATCATCTTTCGTCATGTCTAGACAAtgagacgaaggacgacgaagcatcgtccttcaTCTCTTCTTACAGGTCTAGACGACGATTCGTTGTTCAGATTTAGACAACGAATGAtcgtttttcattatccttTGTAGCCAAAGAAGACCTACACTTCTTCTTGATCTCTAGTCGGTTTCCTAAGCCACTAGAGATTAAACCTCAaaagggggaaaagtgaattttttaaagtttaatcatgggggtaaatgtgagttttttaaactaagggtggaatgatataaagtttttaggttttaggatttatggataaaataatgattttacccctgtctctgactaaaaatttagattatagttAGCCTATGAATAGCTATTTGGATTTTATATCTGCCgtgaatatgattttgaatttcgaCTAAAACTTTCGtagaaaattgtccttttcctgattgaataatgttgaattaaaataaaaaatgaacaatttaatcatttaatcacataatatcacattattatatataaaaaaaattaataaaattatttgtacatatagttttatttattaaatatagggaaaaagacaattttccacccaagttttagttcaaattcaaaattatattcacgataaatgaaaaactcaaacatccactCATGGGCTAACTATCGTCCAAATCTTTACTtagaagtaagggtaaaattattattttacacataaaccctaaaacttaaaaaaattatatcattttcaccCCTTAGTTTAGAGAACTCACATTCACCtgtcatgattaaactttgaaaaattcactttttttccCCGTTCCAGGTTTCATTTTCGGTGGCTTAGGGAACTGGTAGATGATGGGAAGAAACAAAAGTTTTCTTTGACAAAGGATGACTCTTGTCATCCAGAATGGGAAGACTCAAAAAGAAGGATGATGTTTTATCATCGAGTCTAGATGACTGTACTTCATCGTCTTTCGTAGTCAGATCTGGAAGAAAGATGAAAGGCATTGGTCATCAGTCAGAATGATGATGggtggagaaggaaacaaaccttagaggtgaaatttaaacttttcaaactttgagaatggattgaatgttagtttttaaaacctaggggAAAATTGATatcaatttcaaagttttaagatttataggtaaaataacgattttactcttgtcgttaactgaaaatttagatggTAGTTAGTTCGTggatgggtgtttgggttttctaTGTGTCAtaggtatgattttgagattagacaaaaagttgggtgggaaatagtcattccttttcccttaaatatattactaaCTGTGAATATGCAAAATGAAGCGCCTTATTAATGtatgtaatagaaaaattttgattcttgattaacagtgaggtagtttacatgttaaattttgattaatatattgttaattaataatgaaaatatttcctTCATTCCATTGATAACAATTATCTTATCTTATATTTTGTTGTGATATTTATGTATCGAAATTAAAGTTGAACAAGAACAAATAGTGTTGgtgtttgtatttataatttttaacttttaatcagttagttcttctgtttttaaatatgcaaatttgTAGAGCTGCTCAAAGGGAAATTTGAAGAgaaactatatattgaaaaagaaatgtttgacAGTAAAATGTCTTATAGACGTAGTTCATGCTTTGATAAACCCGAATCGACCtgatttgtttcaaaaaaaaaattgagggttttttttttcaaatgttctctgaaaatgtttcttaaaacttcacttgtttcttcaaaatcatctttcaatgttagattttcatcttcatctattctttcttcagtttcccaaaatcaacacacaaaatcacCACCCAAACACTTCTCCACTCTTAAGCACCATtctcaactttataatttccttcGTGTAAACTGCAGGTCAGGTAACTTTTCTCTTGATGAAGCTTTTGATtccttcaattatatgattcatatgCACCCAACTCCTGCTATGTCTTCCTTCTgtattttgttttctgcacttgttaagaaaaaacattttgatcaaCTTCTTGTGATGTACACGAGATTCATTTCAGCTGGGTTGTTGCtggatttctttattttgaatattttaattgattgcttAAGCAAACTGGCACGCGATTCTGATGGTTTTGTAGTTCTTGGGAGTATTTTTAGGAGGAGTTTTTACCCAGACGCTTTGACTTTTAGCAAGCTGATTAATGGTCTTTGTATGGCGGGCAAGATTAAGAAGGccattgaattttttaggaaaatggTTTCGGTTGGTTGTAGACCGGATGTGGTTACAGTTGGGACTTTGATTACTGGGTTGTGTAGAACTGGTAATGTCACTGTTGCCCTtcagttgtttgaagaaatgaataacGGGAATGGTGAATTTGGTGTCATTTGTAAGCCTAATATTGTTTGCTATACTACAATTATTGATGGTCTTTGCAAATATGGGTTAGTAGACAAGGCAAAGAAACTGTTTTCAGAAATGAGGACCAAGGGCATTAATCCAAACGTGATTACTTACACCACTCTAATTTATGGTTTGTGTAATACATCTAATTGGGAGGAGGCTAAAACTTTGTTTATAGAGATGTTGGAGGAAGCTGTAAAACCTAATGTGGTGACATTTAGCGTGGTAATTGATAAGCTCTGTATCGATGGAAAGATGGACGAAGCCAATGGGTTGTTCCAACTAATGATTAATAGAGGTGTTTGTCCCAACACAATAACTTATAACACACTTTTGAGTGGTTTTTGCTTGGCAGGTCAAATTGATGATGCTAGAAGGCTATTTGATTCCATGGCAAGTATGGGGTG
This is a stretch of genomic DNA from Mangifera indica cultivar Alphonso chromosome 11, CATAS_Mindica_2.1, whole genome shotgun sequence. It encodes these proteins:
- the LOC123229120 gene encoding pentatricopeptide repeat-containing protein At1g12300, mitochondrial-like isoform X7; this encodes MFLKTSLVSSKSSFNVRFSSSSILSSVSQNQHTKSPPKHFSTLKHHSQLYNFLRVNCRSGNFSLDEAFDSFNYMIHMHPTPAMSSFCILFSALVKKKHFDQLLVMYTRFISAGLLLDFFILNILIDCLSKLARDSDGFVVLGSIFRRSFYPDALTFSKLINGLCMAGKIKKAIEFFRKMVSVGCRPDVVTVGTLITGLCRTGNVTVALQLFEEMNNGNGEFGVICKPNIVCYTTIIDGLCKYGLVDKAKKLFSEMRTKGINPNVITYTTLIYGLCNTSNWEEAKTLFIEMLEEAVKPNVVTFSVVIDKLCIDGKMDEANGLFQLMINRGVCPNTITYNTLLSGFCLAGQIDDARRLFDSMASMGCKPDVFSYNILMDGLCLTNKIDDAKEVLASMLSMGCTPDVVSYNTLINWYCKNRKIDEALNLYEEMTSEGVRPDVVAYNTLLSGLFMNGNVRHAKKLFE